In Takifugu rubripes chromosome 22, fTakRub1.2, whole genome shotgun sequence, the genomic window GTTAAAGCAGCGTTTCTCATCCAGTGGCCATTAAAAGTACAGTGTAAACTTCGTTACAGGGCTGTTCTGGAATACATTCGACTGTACAGCTGTCTCATCTAAGATATTAAATCTGTGGATTAACAGAAACTCTCAAAAATAATATCCTCGCTGAGTTAGTCGGAGTGAGTCCCAGCTGGCCTCAATTATTTCAGAAAATCAAACTATCTCTGCTGATacatctttaaaaacaacatattaATATATTCAAACCACAAAAAATCCTCAACTCCTTTTTTTATCCTCTGTGGTTGTTGGCACAGGCTTAAACTGAATTAATCTCTTCAGGAATTTAACTTAAAACACACTGGAGAGGCAGCGACTTAAACACAACTAACAAATACTGACAATTTCACTGAGGTTAAATTATTGTTAGCAATTTGCTGGGTGGGGTtgtgctgtacacacacacacacacacacacactgagaacaTTCATGCTTTACACACTGATCAGCACTCATTTTTATACAATCTACCCTAATATAATCGGCATCTTCTTCACAGCCTTTGGTATGATTCCTGTAACTCTTAATTAATCCAATGGGGTGTATTGATCCTCAAATAAATTTAATACATCTTAAAAGTATGTGGCAAGGTTTTAACTGGACACTGTAGTGTGAGCGTGAACATCCGCTTTCAGCCTCATTTGTTAAGTGTCGacgttaaaaataataaatctgaTCATATTGCACTTCGGCATATACGAGTTTGTACCAACCAGAACACCCGATGCCCACAGGGCTGCGGCCATGCGAGGAGAGCTGCTGTTCCTCTCCAGAACCTCTTCTTCATCTCTATCGGTGCTCTTGATCTGTGTGGCGCATCTGGTGCAGCTTTCTCAGCAGGATCTGGGTCAGGTCAAAGGTGGTGAAGCTGATCCCGACGGCGATGGGCCCTTTGACCCAGTTCATGCTCAGACCTTTGTAGAGTCCACGTATAACCCCCTCCTCAGCCACTATCTCCTTAATGGTGCCCAGGATGGTGCTGTATGTGTGACCCGTGACCCCCGCGGTCTGCATGCGGCGCCGTACCACATCCAGAGGGTACGATGAAGACTGCCCGATCAGACCCGCGCAGGCCCCGAACACGAAACGTTCATACGAGTACGGCTGCAGGCGCCCGCTGTGCTCTacgggagagaggaggggagcggAGGTCAAATCTGAGCGTCAGCGACAGAAAGGAGGATGGCGGCGGCAGGACTGACCAGCGTGGACTTTCTTCAGCGTCTCGTAGGTGAAGAAGCTGAGGCCAGCGTAAGACATGACACCCAGAATACTGGGGGCGAAGCCTCGATACAGCGTCTTTAGACCCTCCTCTCGAGATATCCGCATAAACACATGCACAATGTTGCTGTACCTGTGAAGAAAGGTCAGAAAATTACATTTCTGTTATTGTGTCAcgtagttagcattagcttttgTGCTAACTGTGCTATCTCGGCGGGCTTGTCAGGTAACGCTCACATTTCCTTCGGCGTTACAGCCATCCTGGCGCGAACCATGTCTAGAGGATATGTCAGCATCGCTGCCGTGGTGCCAGCTAAAGCGCCCGCCACTAGCCTTGGAAACGGCGGCAGAACTCTGGAACACACAGCAAAGACGGCATCAGCTCCCCCAGTTTGATCTAATAAAGGCGACGACTGAACGAGGCCTCAGTAAATTCCAAACCAAGTGCAACGGCCCCAAGTCTCACTCACTTTTCCTGAAAACCATAGTGGGTTCCCAGCAGGCGCTTGTACTGCTCGTGGGCACAGAACTGAATGGAGGCATAAGGGATGACCCGCACCATGGTGGCAGAGTTTCCCCTCCACAGACTGAAGAAGCCATCCTTCAGGTAGGTGCGGTAGATCAACTTGTAGGCCTCCTGCACACCGATACACTCATGCTTGAACTGATAACTCCACGTCCAAAGGTGAAGGTTTGTTCAAAGTAATGTGGAAAGAATGTTAGAACTTTTCCTTACAACGACCATAATTGGACGTAAACCTACCTTTGCAGAGAATCTTGCTGAAgacactgaaaacaaaaccaagagGTAAATCAGTGATATCAAACTGTGTCATTGCTACCAAATTAAATACAACACAAAACCTCCTTTATGCACAAATAAGGTACCGGATTGTCTGGACTATAAGGCGCATTAAAATACTTTCATTTTCTCAAAGGTCGACAGTGTGCCGTATTCATTACCTGACCTCAAACCGATTTTATGTGGTACACGCCGCTCAAAAATCTGTCAAAATATTTTAATACAACTTTAGTAAGCTACTTAGCCGTACCACATGGTGGATTGTCGGAGCATTACGGCTATCGTAGTCAGGAGCCTCGCAGAGGTTTGTTTCGCTTAATGCACCTTATAATCCAAAAAATACGGTAACTGTTTCACTATAAGGGTCAGACTTCCATTCATTATTACTAGTAAGGCTTGAAAATTGAGCCAAGCTGTATTGCAGAATTTCCAGACGTTAAACTGACGCCTTTTACTCAGATAACTGGGGGGAAATGGTCGAAGGAAAAAAACTGCTTAGTAAGACGACTAGATGACAGATTGCCGTGGAGTGATAAAGTAAAAGCAACACTGGCGACAAATCCAGACagcttccagttcagatgaggcGCAAACCTGCCTTGGAAGATGATTTTAGTCCTGTCCAGTGGGGCCACCGCCGTCTTGGCCACGGCGCCGGATAAGGCTCCAGAGAAGAGCGAGTTGATCACGGATTGGGTTTGGTTCAGACCCTACAGAGAGTGAGGAACCGCATCACTGATCACACAGATAAAAAACAACCCGTAAAGGCCGAGTCCTCGCGTGACAAACTTGTTTGAGCAGCCGTTTGAGAAGCTGTTGATTATTAAACTGATGGCAGCATCTGGACAAAAACAGCTTACAAAACCTGTCAGCAGACCGTCCAGGAACCGCAGGCATGATTATCAAATTTCCAAATCCTGCAAAAACACTACAAATTTCTCCAGCAACCAGAATCCAATCCAGTCCAATCATTTCTATAATCTTTCTTGAAAGAAGAACGCGTTAATGAAGTTTCAGGTAATACCTTACCTTGGTCTGACTGGGCCGATGCGGCATTTCCTCCTGCGCAATGGACGCCTGCTGGTGTTGGACTCCCATCCCTGACAGCTACAGCCAGCTCTCACCAATCCTGCTCATCAACTCCGACGCCTGGAGAGGCACAAACGCCGGGAACCTCTAAAGAACGACAAAATCCAGCCAAAATCTGTGAGAACCTGAACCGACGGGCAGCAAGAGCTGATATTTCAACAGGCTCCATTCACCTCTAGTAAATGTTTACCACCTTACTCGGTTTGGAAGAAGACTAGTTCACAGCAAGTCACATATCTCTAGTACAAAAAACAAGTACATAAAATGGACTTTAGAAGGGAGATGCTTTTTCtgtggtcaagaaaaaaaaaagtttctttgTTTTAGGAGCTGATTTCATGTGAGGGATTGGCTATTCATAAATCATTCCAGAAACCAGGCTCACATTTCAATATCACACACTAACCCCACTGTGTTCTTTCACGTGACTATTTCTTGTCTATTCGGGACTGTTTCATAAATTTTTTCCCAATACATCCCTTTGTAATATAAGTTAACTGCTATTAATTCTGTAACCTTTGATCAGCAACTCAGTTTGCAACATCTATATATAATCTCCTGAATCAGGCTTTGCACAAATCAGGATCTAATCATGTGCACAAACGGCAAGGCTGCCTTTTGAGGTTACAATGCAGAGAAATTGCAACGTCACTGTTCAGGGAGTgtgacctcctgctgtgctATTTGATCTACCAGCTGTCAGACTATAACAGTGGGAGAAGAAAACGATCATTTACAGACAGAGCCGTGACAAAGCTAATATTGCCACTTGTAAAAAAGGGTTTTGGGGCAGAGCTTAAGCTTACAAACAGGCCAGAACCTGACATTCCACCTCAGGCCCGTTAGGGAGGTGGGCTGTGCCCTCTGTCCACATGCATATCATTTTACAGGTCTTTCTTCCTTGCTGTCTGTCAGTCTTTGTCAAACTTTGCTGCCATATAGTGGAGTGGTGGACCATTGACAGTGGCCCTAACTGTTGTCTAAAGCAAGACAACAGTTTCTGTGATGGTGAGCAGTTGCACATCTGCAAAAATGGTCATTTAAGCCTGGtccttattattgttattatttatttagctcaAGAGTTTAAAGCCTGGAACAATCATAAGTATATAGCCACACTCACAATGGTATTTAATGCCTTTCGGATTGTTTTATACATCAAGGTGCTGACTCTTACGATGTTACTTAATATTAATTCCTTAAATAATCTTACCGTACTTCTCTTGCCTGTCCCACTGGGTGGCGCACTTACTAATGTTCTACAAACTCATCCAGAACTAAGCGCCGCTTACCTTATAAAGATGAGATCTGACCCGTCAGATTTCAGATGCTGCAAATTCTCCccagaatatatatatatgtatatgttaTCCTAAACCGTTTTTCCGAAGCTGCCTTTGAGTAAGACACAGTAACAGCATTAGCTGTTAGCTTGTTGCTAAAGGACCATTAATGTTACTGCCTATAACCTTATGCAAATATTGACAAAGCACCTAAATGCCGCGATCCAAAGCACATTTCTTCGGTTGATAAAGGCACTGACACCAACACATTTCACTCAGTCGTGAGTTGTGTTGTGACTTGTAGCAGCTGACATTGCTTAGCCACGCTGTCGTAAACGCTCCTGTCAACGAAGCGAGACGTTAGCTCGACCACAGGGAGGTGGGTTTGACGAGGACGGTGcggtgcattatgggaaatgGAGTTGGAGCAGGGTGGCATGGCGAAAGGGCCGTTAAAGGGGCGTCGTTGGGACACGCCTTTGGTAGTTTCTTGTGCGAGATCACCATTTGGTGTGTCATGATGCACaggcaaatatatatatatatactgcaTACGAATATATCTAAGCACTATCACACGACAGGGAGTGCTATTGTGCTATTAGCACAGGTATCATTCAGTCATAGGTATTCATATAgtatttgtgtgtatatatgtatttttttttttatatgtattcatgagtatgtgtgtgtatatatgtatttgttaaaatatgtatttgtgTTTACATCAGTTTATCATACTTGATATTCTTCTGATGCAGTTTTCTATTCTAAAACCTTCTCTGACACTCAGTCTTCCAGTCTAAGGAAGTTGGAACAAAAGAAGCTTCTTAACCAGCTGAATAACTGATGTCTTCATCGTTTTACAGAATATTTAGGACTTCTTTTTAGGTTTTCGGCTGTTAGCAAGGAAGTTTTGATACAAGTTACATGAtatagtaggttgctttatcaaagccccttggcctTGATCCTTTTGATTGAAGCTACATGAAattagaaagaaaagaaataagctTAAAAGAAATAACATTACAGCAAATTGTATTATTGCATATATTTACACATGGCACAGAAGTATTACATTTCATgagaatatacagtatgtggtacattaaaaaaatgcatgaatACCATTAGCAAGCAAAACAAAATAGGAGTCAGATAGTTTGTTCATAACATTGCCTCTACGCCCAGCCACGATCTAGTTTAGCTTGTTTCCTCACTCCAAGTGAAGTGCATCATTCTATTTAATTCTAAATTCCTCAGTTaaggtttatttttttcagGCAATATACGGCTGAGCTGGAAGAGTCACAGTTACCTTCGCTGCAACATTTCAGGGAACCTCATAATGTGACAATACACACGCCTCACTCTACTCAGTTTGTCAGGCTTCCGTGTTTGCCGGTCCACAGCTCTCGAAGCTCCACTTTACATCCCAGATCTCTGAGAGCAGCTTTCCCAACATCCCCGCAGTCCTGATGGGTCTTTACTGCCTCGGCTATCAGGGCTTCTGCCCCCATCTCCAAGATGGGTTGAATGTAGTTGGGCATACGTGAAACCAGATTCCTCAACAGCATACAGGCTTGTTTCTATACAGAAAGAACCCAAGAGACACAGTTACTCCCTAAGAAGTATTAATTTGCAACATTAATTAATGACCTAATATTACCTGCACGTTGACTGCATCTGCATGTGTTTTCATACTCTGAATAGCTGCGAAGGCTCCTCCGTTCTCCATGATGACACTGCAGTTATCGGGCTTGCGTAAGGCGAGCACAGAGAGGCACGCACAGCCCTGCTCGCACACCTACCGCAAAATATGAGAACATTACAGATGAGGTCATTACAACACCTACAATCTCATCATTTCAGCCAACAAAATTGTATGTAAGCTTCATAATAAATTTGAGTTAGTACCTACCCCTTTACGAGGCTGGAACAATCCAATATAACATGATAAACATTTAATAATTTACAGACATTAGGTCACAACAGAGGTCAAAGATTAATCTCCTGAGAGCTTAGAGGACTAGTTTGTAATCTATTTCCAGTTATTGTTCCTATCAAATTAAGGAGTAGAGATTGCCAATTTTAAGGAACACAGGGCTTTTCTTACATCCCCATACAAAACATTGAACTGTGGCCTGTTTTGATATATAGTGTTTTCATCCCACTACAATTGTTCtaatcacatccaaacacttaACTCACCAATGAGCTGGTAGTGTGTCTGTTCATGGCAATGACAATTAGCGGGACTCCCCCGGCATTAACAACTGCGTCCTTTACATCATCGTTTCCTGCAACAGCTCGTATCGCGCTCAGAATCTGCCGAACCAACTCCTGCAATTAGAAACTCTAATGAGTGAAGGGAGGGGGGTGAATGTGTGAAAATGCTTTTGGTCGATTACCGCTGATTCATAACTGTCTGCAAGAAGCGTTATTATGAATTCCAACCCCCCGAGATCACAAATGTCCTGACAGAACTCGTTCCTGACAGCCAGACGGGATAAAGTTGCACAGAGCTCACTTAAAACAGAGGTATCTTCAAGATGACCTGCGATAGAAGAATACAAAAAATTAGGAATATGTCAACAAACACATCGCTAAGCTACCAGGCCACATGTGTAGAATATAGTGCCAGCTGTTCTCACCTTTGGCAGCGTCAATTAGAACCTTTAGCCCACCGTGCTCCAGGACAATAATCTTAGCATGGTCATGAGCATGTCCAAATGTAACACGGACATCATCGTCAAAGGTCATGACCCTGAGAGCAACAGAGGCCTCCTTTACCAGCTCGGCACAGTCACTGTGTTGCGTGATCGAACTAGTTAGCAGAGCCAGGACTCCTCCTTTTACCAAATCCTGTCGATTCTGTTCATGTTTCAGACAGCAGTGATGCACGGTCTTGATAGCTGCACGCGTCACCTCAGAATCTTCCCTGTATTTTATAAGAATGTCCAGGAGCAACCGCTGGCCCTCTGCATCCAACAAATCTGGCTGTCCATCTGTGAGTGCAGCAAGAGCGAGTGTGGCAGTCAGCACGGCCTCCTGTCTATCGAAACTCTTTTTACAGCAAGAAAGGATGACAGGATAGGCATCTTTCTGGGCAGCCAGATACCTATGAGCAAAACCCACTGAGCAATGTTCAGTAAAAGACTTGATGTCTTCCATCAGATCCATAACATCCGCAGACTCATTCCTATTTCGGAGGGTATCCAAAACctacacatgaaaacacagggGAGAAAAAGATCAATGCTTTGGGAGTAAATATCTTTTCAAAATGGAGCAAAACTCACCTGCAAGATTTCATGCATTTGCTCTTCTTGCTCTTCATTTGATGGTGCAGCAGGTGCGGCTTTAACTATGTAACTGAGATCCACACCTGAATCCAAAGATTTAAACATTTCACTTAAAGTTTTAACACACATTTCACTCCATTTAGATAGAATCACAATAGCTAATCTATAACATTGGCAGATGAACCAAATTTTCACACATGGTCAGTATCATTTCAGATTAAAAGAGTTTTGCTTGTGTTTCTAATAAGATGCATCTGGAGAGATCACTCTTGTACCTTTGTAAATAAATTAGTAGTTTCCTTTAGACAGGAGCATGTGTTGTTTTCTAATCAATAACTTCATTCCAAACGATCAATGTAAAAACAACGAATGTTGTTGCCGTATTCTTCATCCTGTTATTTAGCTTTAGCAATAGCTTTCCAATGAAGCGTTTATTACACGTCACACCTGCTTGTTTCCCGTGTTATTATCAGTACAGTACATACAGAACCAAACCCCTGACAAACCCACTGTTGAGTATTCTTATTCTTTTCTTCAGCCGGTTACCTTGAGACTCAAACTGCTCCACAGCCTCTTTAAGAGCTTCATCGGGTTCCATGTCAAATTCCTCCATGTTTTCTCTGACTGTAGCATCAAAGGTTTCCTGGGTTATCCTACGTTTCGCCATTTTTCGTTGTTAATCGAGTCTGAAACAATAATATGACACAACTCAATTAATTACATATTAATATCAAATGacaaacatttcaacatttaaagGACAACTATTCCTATTTAGCTAGTAACGTTTGACCATTTGTTTCCACCCTTTTTGCTGACTAAGACTGTTTAATGgtcaaatgatttaaaatgtcaGTAAACAACGCTCTTTCTAAACAAGAAAACAGTGTAAACATCACCTAACTGTTTCCACCGCCCAGTGACAGAATGAATGGCTCAGTCTTCTTCGTCTTTAATTCCTGCTTCCGGGAACTTGGACACTCAGACTCACTATTGCCCCCTACTGTCTATAAATTGTTACCGCTTCAGCCTGTGTGACGCGGCGAACGGTTCATCCCAGATTGAAACCAGGATCTAAAATTAAAAGATGCGAGTCGCTCATCAGCGAAATAAACTTAAATTTGCTCTTGTATGCATAAGAGAAACATTTAAGTATGGTTTAGAAAGACGAACAATGTCTTAGTTGATTAATGAGATTAATGCCTTTGTTTCCTGGGCGTGCGACGTCAGTAAAAGCATGAATGGTGTAGTATCTATCGCCACGGGGTGCAGGGACGCTGCCTCTACGACGCAATTTTGCAATTGGAGTGTACACAGAATGTAAAGCAAACTCGAACATGAAAAACTGCCTCATCCttagatttttatattttattcctttttggGGTGGTTTGTGTCAGGAAAAAGGACCCTGAGTCCCATTTACTTAATGTTACTGTATTCTGCTAAACAGTGCGGTCTACCTGTGCAGTGTACATGAGCTTGGTATTAGTGGTTTGTGAAGGGTTTAGGGTTTTATATTTGCTAAAActatgagcttcctccgtagggtggctgggctctccctcagcgatagggtgagaagctctgccatctgggaggagctcggagtagagccgctgctcctccgcgttgagaggaaccagatgaggtggcttgggcatctagtcaggatgccccctggacgcctccctggtgaggtgttcagggcatgtccctccagtaggagatccccgggaagacccaggacacgttggagagactatgtctctcgactggcctgggaacgcctggggatccctccggatgagctagaagaagtagctggggagagggaagtctgggcttctctccttaggctgctgcccccgcgacccgaccccggataagcggtagagaatggatggatggatggatggatggatggatggatatacaTAACAATGAGATATAATAACGTTTGCTCAGTATCATGTGACTGCTACAAAATACTCGCAAAATTAAGATtcaaatgtgacatcagtcacaTTGACGTCTAATGTGTGCATTGCTCCAGCAAGAACATGAATTTTAACTTTCCATCAAAAATAAATCATGTACAATAATCATTGTGTCTGAGTAGACAGACAGCTGCTATGGCTCTTAATAAGCAATCCATTGGAAGATTTTCTGCTGTGAGGTTACTGTTTTTACTCAAAAGGTCATGGTGATGGACTCACCCCTGTTCCCCTGTTCCCCTGTTTCCTCTGAAAGCTACAGAATATCTATAAACTGTAATACATTACAGGCTGATTCCACAGTTGctgattattttaatttaaacctACATGTACATTAAATGAATCACACCAACAAATACTGTTACATAAAAGAAGTATTTGTTTTGGGATACACACACCGAAATCATAATAGTACCTATATTTCATGGCATCTAGGATGTGTGAAACATTCTAAATAACAGTTAATCATGACTGTATCTGCAACTGAGATACTTTAAATGAACAAAACTGTTAAAAGATGACACGGCACTATTTTGAAGTATGAATTCATCACTGAAAAATAGAAACCTGCGGTATTCCTAGTGATGGTTTCCAAACTGATTTGTATAAATCCTGTGGAAATTTCATAAACGCCCACAAGGAAAGAACATTTCCCAGCAGCTACGCAGAGGACCACAATGTGGCCCAAAGCCTCGCTAAACATAACCTTTGTGCGAGCATAGCAACAATTAGTCAACCTAAACGGTGAGTCAGTCAACCTTTCCTGGATTTTGAGAGAAAGGGTTGTGTAATATGCTGTATGTCAGTGGTCAaagcccccccacaccccaTCCAACAGACGGACCTACAAGCTTGACCAGCCGCCTGTGAAAGCACAGTCGTGCCCTCATGAAGGAATGAGGGGACCCTGGGATTAAACCAGTAAAAGAGAAATGCCTGACAGAAGGGTAAGAGAAAGGGGCAACATGATAGTGAGGTTAGAAACACTCGTTTGGCAAGTGTCTAGTTGGTGCTGCATGCTGCATCCTCACACACTGGTGTGGAGCCCCAGGCTCAAAAAGACCCTCTTTTGATGCATGCTACATTGCATTATATACAGATGTTCTGTAACTGACCTCCTGGGTAGGACATGTGGTCTCTGGGCCTTCAATGCACTGCTGATACACAGTATTGGCGCACACACGGAGGATAACAACACTGTGGGATAATCTTAATATAGATTACTTCTATATTTGATATGTACATATGTGCTGGAGCAGCCGCGTGGGTTTTATTTTCCACTGCCACAGATCAAGTGTCAGATAGATATGTCCTAGTGTAGGAAATAACTCTTAATTAACTTAATGCATGAATATAGATTTAATGGGGGACTTTTATATCtattgcattttaattttttctttattatgaaATTTACACCTTTTGCCTCACGCAGCAATTCTGGAAATCAATGTTTTGTTCACTTTTTGCTCATTTCTTACAGGTGATGGCGCTATAAATCAATATTTCATCGTCAGTTATttcattttggttgtttttcttgaACTGAAAAGAAAACTGCACAAAAACTGTTGATAAAAATGTCATGTTTTGTGCTGACATTGTTGAACGTGTACATTTTCATAATCTATATTGTCTGTTGGATCGGTGGACAATAACACGATGGGAGTTCTTTCACAACCACCTGCTTTTCTTAGTTGTGAGTGCAAccgtttattttaaaaacctgaCACGGATCGCGATGGCGTCACTTTAATCATCACCTATCTGACGTGCGTGACGGATCTATACTTACGTGAtgtttgctgttgatgctgGAATGTTAAAAACACGTGTGTGGCCACGAATGACTCGGATTTCAAATGATGCAAAGAATGTAAGATTCATGCGAGCTCATTTTCAGGTCTGACAGCCTGAGACTTGGTGACAGGTTGAAAGAACT contains:
- the slc25a42 gene encoding mitochondrial coenzyme A transporter SLC25A42, with the protein product MGVQHQQASIAQEEMPHRPSQTKGLNQTQSVINSLFSGALSGAVAKTAVAPLDRTKIIFQVSSARFSAKEAYKLIYRTYLKDGFFSLWRGNSATMVRVIPYASIQFCAHEQYKRLLGTHYGFQEKVLPPFPRLVAGALAGTTAAMLTYPLDMVRARMAVTPKEMYSNIVHVFMRISREEGLKTLYRGFAPSILGVMSYAGLSFFTYETLKKVHAEHSGRLQPYSYERFVFGACAGLIGQSSSYPLDVVRRRMQTAGVTGHTYSTILGTIKEIVAEEGVIRGLYKGLSMNWVKGPIAVGISFTTFDLTQILLRKLHQMRHTDQEHR
- the armc6 gene encoding armadillo repeat-containing protein 6 gives rise to the protein MAKRRITQETFDATVRENMEEFDMEPDEALKEAVEQFESQGVDLSYIVKAAPAAPSNEEQEEQMHEILQVLDTLRNRNESADVMDLMEDIKSFTEHCSVGFAHRYLAAQKDAYPVILSCCKKSFDRQEAVLTATLALAALTDGQPDLLDAEGQRLLLDILIKYREDSEVTRAAIKTVHHCCLKHEQNRQDLVKGGVLALLTSSITQHSDCAELVKEASVALRVMTFDDDVRVTFGHAHDHAKIIVLEHGGLKVLIDAAKGHLEDTSVLSELCATLSRLAVRNEFCQDICDLGGLEFIITLLADSYESAELVRQILSAIRAVAGNDDVKDAVVNAGGVPLIVIAMNRHTTSSLVCEQGCACLSVLALRKPDNCSVIMENGGAFAAIQSMKTHADAVNVQKQACMLLRNLVSRMPNYIQPILEMGAEALIAEAVKTHQDCGDVGKAALRDLGCKVELRELWTGKHGSLTN